The nucleotide sequence ACTTGTTTGCACCTAATTTTTAACATAAGAGCAGTGTGGCCATTTGGAAATTGAATGTGTTATGGCTTCCAGTGTCTTTTGCTTCCAGTTATTTCAGCTGTACAAAAATTGTCCATTATGCAGTTTGATACTGctatttgttatcatattattttaatttattatcataatcacaAACACTCTTTTGTAGCAAAAATCTATTTTACCatttactatattttagtttttcttacaGTTATTTACACTTAGGGGCTAATGAATCACAGTTCACACACATTAACAGAAAATAGCAAATGCTTCCTCTGTGTTGCAGAATGAGGTGCCTGTTCTTGATTCAGTTGATAATGTTGATAAAGAAATCAATATTAGATATCTTGCCATTTTTATTCCTATTATATAAAACTgacaaatattttctaaatatgtttCAGATGTGCTCGGTGATGCAGATGTAATGAAGTCAGTATCAGcgctggagggagattctgtctctctacacactgatgttaaaatacAGAGAGACGATCAGATACTGTGGACGTTTGGACCTCAAAACACTCGAATAGCTGAAATCCACAGACAGAACATCTGTATAGATGCCCCTATTACAATATTTGAGAAAAGACTCCAgatggacaatcaaactggatctctgaccatcagagaCATCAGAACTgaacactctggactttataaactacagatcatcagCAGCACAGGGACAGAAGAAAAGaagtttaatatttctatttatggTAAGTTGAAGATGCATACCCGCATCATATTCACGTCTTGGCATCTTGTTGTCCTAATTATTCATTACTTTTAGTTTATGTCGAGATGCTATAAGTGGAAATGAAGTTGGATGTTATTTACACAGTTTTATGCTTTTTGCATATTGTATCcatataaaacaaacagcacTTTGCATTAAGCATAAATAGTGATACAGTAGTGATACACTCTAGtgtaaataaaactattacacCAATTGTATTATGGCTACAATCTGGGGGAGTTTGCAATAGCCAACAGTGCATCATTTAATGTTCATATCTCTGTCCAGCACGTCTGCCTGCTCCTGTCATCACCAGAGACTCTTCACAATGTTCATCAGGATCATCCACATCCaattgttcactgctgtgttcagctgtgaatgtgagtgctgtgactctctcctggtacaaaggaaacagtttattgtccagcatcagtgtgtctgatctcagcatcagtctctctctacctctggaggtggaatatcaggagaaaaacacctacagctgtgtgatcaacaatcccatcagaaaccagaccacacatctggacatcactcaactctgtcacacatgtgcaggtacaTCAGCGGTGAAATTTCAGTCTCCTGACCTATACACTGAACTATTGttcatgattatttttatgaACTACTACCTatgcttttgttttaatgaacttTGATCTCATGATTAATTTGAGCATTTTTTGAGAGTTTTCCCTTTCtgtgtacaaacccgattccaaaaaagttgggacactgtacaaattgtgagtaaaaacgaatgaaataatttacaaatctcatcaacttatattttattcacaatcgaatatagataacatatcaaatgttgaaagtgagacattttgaaatgtcatgccaaatattggctcattttggatttcatgagagctacacattccaaaaaagttgggacaggtaacaacatggaaatcacaacatgggctcaggaatacttccagaaaacattgtcggtgaacacaatccaccgtgccattcgccgttgccggctgaaactctataggtcaaaaaagaagccatatctatcatatcatgatccagaagtgcaggttTTTTCTCtgagccaaggctcatttaaaatggactgtggcaaagtggaaaactgttctgtggtcagacaaatcaaaatttgaagttctttttggaaaactgggacgccatgtcatctggactaaagaggacaaaggacaacccaagttgttatcagcactcagttcagaagtctgcatctctgatggtatggggttgcatgagtgcgtgtggcatgggcagcttacacatctggaaaggcaccatcaatgctgaaaggtatatccaagttctagaacaacatatgctcccatccagacgtcctCTCTTTCagagaagaccttgcattttccaacatgacaatgccagaccacatactgcatcaattacaacatcatggctgcgtagaagaaggatccgggtactgaaatggccagcctgcagtccagatctttcacccatagaaaaacatttggcgcatcataaagaggaagatgcaacaaagaagacctaatacagttgagcaactagaagcctgtattagacaagaatgggacaacattcctattcctaaacttgagcaacttgtctcctcagtccccagacgtttgcagagacTGTTAtataaaagaagaggggatgccacacagtggtaacacatggccttgtcccaacttttttgagatgtgttgatgccatgaaatttaaaatcaacttatttttcccttaaaatgatacattttctcagtttaaacatttgatatgtcatctatgttgtattctgaataaaatattgaaatttgaaacttccacatcattgcattctgtttttattcacaatttgtacagtgtcccaacttttttggaatcgggtttgtagtttaaCACCTGCTACTAAACTTTCTGAGCAAAGAGAAAAATCAGTTGAGTGGACAGAtgtttgattacattttatttatattgtctcTCTTCACTCTCTAATGTGTTGTGTCTTGGCTGATGAAGGTTGAAGTAATACTTTTTACAGTAGATAAAgtgctgttttctatttgtttattACAGAACCAAGCCACTATCTCATACCACTGATCGTTGCAGGGCTAGTTGTAATTGTGGTTTTTGGCCTGTTGTTCTGCTGCTGGAGGAACTGTAATCATGCCAGAGAACTGGGTAAGTATCACCACAAGTGAGTTTTTTAAATGTGTAGGTAAAGGGCTTTAATATAATTTCCACCAGTTcagattaataatgttttatagtttGACTGATACTGTTAAAAGTAAAACAGTTGAAAGTTTTCAAGAAGGCATGCCAAATGGTGGTGAAAGTTTTGGCAATAAACATCTTAATTTAGATCTTCTTGGTGAATTTTGTCTGTAGTTTGTTTCTGTCTGACCTTCCCTGTTTTAGCGTACAGCATCTTCCTATTTTCCCTTTTCTAACTTGTACCTGTTTCTGATTCTTTCAGAAGCCTGAAGGATCTGATTATTCATGCTgtgttcccacacacacacacatacattgttTATTACTAAAAATTGTGTCTCAAACTGCTAAGAGTAGCACACAGTTGAGTACTGAAGGAGTTATAGGAGTACATATGAAGGAATATGGAGAGGCTCCAATGGAAAGCTGGATGTAAAACCTTTGGTTGGCACGTgaagaaacacagacacacacctccTCCTGATGACAGTATTACAGGTAAACAAAGCAGGTTTGTCCTGAAAATGCATTGGTCCTGAAAATctgtttttagatttaaaatgcatttatcagCCTCATTATTAACCAAACCTTCTATTATAACAACACATACTGACAAACATTAGACTGACAACCTTATTTTAGTGCTGTGTATGTAGACACAGTGTAGGCAAGTGTTATAGTGAATTTAGTATCAAAGTGTTCAGTACTTTTACTGATCACTGTGGTagtgtattaaaattaaacatgttttctgtTAGATCTTAAAACACCACAGAggtttattaattatacattttaatgttaactGGGTGCTCAGATGAAATACAACACTTCCCTATTTCTCAGAAAGACTTTTACCTTTAAAGaatgataatataataacttGTTTACTGGAGTTAAAAGCTTTTTGTTTGGATTATTGGTTTAAAATAGCAGAATAAGCTTCTTACTGTTTGATATGATAATATAAGTTTATGCTGCAGTTGTCATAAACAAGTGTCAACTGTACTTTACAACATTTCAGcattaaatatttcatgaataCTTCACCGCATCAAAGCAAACaacaatcaaataaacatttttcccTCACAAACTTCAAAGTGTAAGTGACTTGAATTCTTTAACACCTTAAAACCGGCTGCTTGCAGCGATCACTTTCCTGAACAACACACAGGTCTGACTTCTGTTCAAGCCATGAACACTGGGATGTTTCTGCCCTCCGGGCAAGCACAGCTGAAAGCTATTCCTATGTATCTTACTTGATTTACTTTGGATATTGTGACATTAACTTAACTTATGTAAAACAAGTAAAGGGATTAAAAAAATTCTCATGTCTCACAACAGTACAAGTAGAGggataaaaaagaagataaaagcCAGTTTGATGTGATTATCAAATAACCTGCTCATTTTCTTTCCTTTGGCACTGTAATTTGCGGTCGTGCATTGGTTGTTGTGAAAGTACTGATGTAATAGCCGTCCTCATCCCGATTTAAAATCCTAAATATCAAACTTTTGTTAACGTTTGTTATGCTTGTGTTAATGATGCAATTCCAA is from Cyprinus carpio isolate SPL01 unplaced genomic scaffold, ASM1834038v1 S000006809, whole genome shotgun sequence and encodes:
- the LOC109076523 gene encoding SLAM family member 5-like isoform X1 yields the protein MTDKAVFFCFCLLLKKDVLGDADVMKSVSALEGDSVSLHTDVKIQRDDQILWTFGPQNTRIAEIHRQNICIDAPITIFEKRLQMDNQTGSLTIRDIRTEHSGLYKLQIISSTGTEEKKFNISIYARLPAPVITRDSSQCSSGSSTSNCSLLCSAVNVSAVTLSWYKGNSLLSSISVSDLSISLSLPLEVEYQEKNTYSCVINNPIRNQTTHLDITQLCHTCAEPSHYLIPLIVAGLVVIVVFGLLFCCWRNCNHARELEA
- the LOC109076523 gene encoding SLAM family member 5-like isoform X2 encodes the protein MKSVSALEGDSVSLHTDVKIQRDDQILWTFGPQNTRIAEIHRQNICIDAPITIFEKRLQMDNQTGSLTIRDIRTEHSGLYKLQIISSTGTEEKKFNISIYARLPAPVITRDSSQCSSGSSTSNCSLLCSAVNVSAVTLSWYKGNSLLSSISVSDLSISLSLPLEVEYQEKNTYSCVINNPIRNQTTHLDITQLCHTCAEPSHYLIPLIVAGLVVIVVFGLLFCCWRNCNHARELEA